A window from Lampris incognitus isolate fLamInc1 chromosome 5, fLamInc1.hap2, whole genome shotgun sequence encodes these proteins:
- the scoca gene encoding short coiled-coil protein A isoform X2: protein MNCDMDGEMENQVEMEEKTRLINQVLELQHTLEDLSARVDAVKEENLKLKSENQVLGQYIENLMSASSVFQTTDTKSKRK from the exons ATGAACTGCGACATGGATG GAGAAATGGAGAACCAAGTGGAGATGGAGGAGAAGACGAGGCTCATCAATCAGGTTCTGGAACTTCAGCACACACTGGAAg ACCTATCTGCACGGGTGGACGCGGTTAAGGAGGAGAACTTGAAGCTGAAGTCGGAGAACCAGGTTCTAGGCCAGTACATCGAGAACCTCATGTCTGCCTCCAGTGTCTTCCAGACCACCGACACCAAGAGCAAACGCAAGTGA